From Candidatus Pedobacter colombiensis, one genomic window encodes:
- a CDS encoding SusC/RagA family TonB-linked outer membrane protein has protein sequence MRKRRLFISWIMCAFFCMISGPLMAQRVSISGRVLSEGIPLPGVSIKATNPLRTTVTDAMGRFTIMATPGEMLEFSYLGYIAQSQKAGNNMQVSLLESSAQLEGVVVTALGIKKERKALGYSVTELNAEELMKNKNTNIVNSLAGKIPGVNVTQFSGSAGAGASITIRGGTSTSETRQNQPLFVVDGIIYDNSTTVTGNSGTDGLTRSNTTYSNRVMDINPEDIETLSVLKGAAAAALYGSRAADGAVIITTKKGAEGATQVNFSTRISTSQANKLPEVQTQFGPGSYAANGVFSDLNAYSSWGKTITTATPVYDNIGTFFRNGAVYDNNVNVSGGSKNGSFYLSASNFNQSGIVPGTDYDKTTFRFNGEQKYGNLTINANVAYSVADMDRTLTTSGLYGSGVGSMQALYGWPTVFNIKDYLNPDGSQHRPYQATLSLKDDKDNPYWIINKDKLTSQTKRFTGGVTGNYKIASWWDVTARLGYDQYTTNDYTYIAPGSAVAELYQNGRLSKDMVNYTFLTTTLMSSFHKTFGDFEAHLMIGGSTENTEILIQNHYGYNFATPGTISLNNISNTNKFFTDATKRKRLIGAYGEAGISYKGIAYLTVTGRNDWASTLPIENYSYYYPSVSGSLIFTELLPENNILSFGKIRASWARVGKDTDPYQTSTYVNPPINIGSFTGVGNQYAAGNPNLIPEMQNSWEIGGEFRFLKGRIGLDYSYYNSPTRNQIGSPRLAQSGGFIFSTLNSGTVINKGMEIGLTGKPIAQKNFSWDVMLNFSYNKGRLGAFIPGIAYFYPTDAQFGTVKAASVPNGGFFLGMTGQPYLRELDANKVEIPNGRYQVDPTTGLYKLNTNNPVVGNREPNFIGGFNNTLRYKQLSLSFLIDIRKGGDVFNGTEYALVLNGLSKRTLLNDRQSVTVTGVNSQTGADFIQTYEADKSYPIGTTTVAGTAMIQRYWENYAANSNNFITSVNWLKLRSLSLTYDFKDIVKNVKFIKGLSATAVGTNLFTITNYKGMDPEVSAAGGTGGSGSTGIDYLGVPAVRTFTFGLNFRL, from the coding sequence ATGAGAAAACGCAGACTTTTTATTAGTTGGATCATGTGTGCATTTTTTTGCATGATCTCAGGCCCTCTGATGGCTCAGAGAGTCTCTATTAGCGGAAGGGTACTTTCGGAAGGAATACCTCTTCCTGGGGTATCAATTAAAGCAACCAACCCTCTCCGGACAACGGTTACCGATGCCATGGGTAGATTCACAATTATGGCAACCCCCGGAGAGATGCTGGAATTTAGCTATCTGGGCTATATTGCCCAAAGCCAGAAAGCAGGCAATAACATGCAGGTTTCCTTATTAGAATCATCCGCACAACTAGAAGGTGTGGTGGTTACTGCCCTGGGTATTAAAAAAGAACGAAAGGCGTTGGGCTATTCGGTTACCGAGTTAAATGCAGAGGAACTGATGAAAAATAAAAACACCAACATCGTAAATTCCTTAGCGGGTAAAATTCCGGGCGTAAATGTTACCCAATTTAGCGGTTCGGCAGGTGCAGGAGCATCTATCACCATTCGTGGAGGTACATCTACTTCTGAGACCCGTCAGAACCAGCCACTATTTGTTGTGGATGGTATTATTTATGACAACTCAACTACGGTAACGGGTAATTCAGGTACAGACGGTTTAACACGTAGCAATACCACCTATTCTAACCGCGTTATGGATATCAACCCTGAAGATATTGAAACTCTATCAGTTTTAAAGGGTGCTGCCGCGGCTGCCTTGTATGGTTCCAGGGCTGCCGATGGGGCGGTGATTATAACAACTAAAAAGGGAGCTGAAGGTGCTACGCAGGTAAACTTCAGTACCAGGATAAGTACCTCACAAGCTAATAAGTTGCCTGAGGTTCAAACCCAGTTTGGCCCGGGTTCTTATGCGGCTAATGGTGTTTTCAGTGACCTGAATGCTTATTCTTCATGGGGAAAAACGATTACCACAGCTACTCCGGTGTATGATAATATTGGGACCTTTTTTAGAAATGGGGCTGTGTATGACAATAACGTTAATGTTTCCGGCGGTTCAAAAAACGGTTCATTCTATTTATCGGCATCTAATTTTAATCAGTCAGGTATTGTACCCGGTACCGATTATGATAAAACGACTTTCCGTTTTAACGGCGAGCAGAAATACGGGAACTTAACGATAAATGCAAATGTAGCTTATTCTGTCGCTGATATGGACAGGACCTTAACAACCTCTGGTTTATATGGAAGTGGAGTGGGAAGTATGCAGGCATTGTACGGTTGGCCCACCGTATTTAATATAAAGGATTATCTGAATCCAGATGGGAGTCAACATCGTCCATATCAGGCAACGCTTAGTTTAAAAGATGATAAGGACAATCCTTACTGGATCATTAATAAAGATAAGTTAACATCCCAAACCAAGCGTTTTACCGGAGGTGTTACTGGTAATTATAAAATAGCCAGCTGGTGGGATGTTACTGCCCGTCTTGGTTATGATCAATATACCACCAATGATTATACCTACATTGCCCCGGGGTCGGCTGTTGCTGAATTATATCAGAATGGCCGTTTAAGCAAGGATATGGTTAATTATACCTTCCTTACCACTACCCTAATGAGCAGCTTTCATAAAACATTCGGAGATTTTGAGGCCCACCTCATGATCGGTGGTTCGACTGAAAATACTGAAATATTAATTCAGAACCATTACGGATATAATTTTGCAACCCCTGGTACCATCAGCTTAAACAATATTTCCAACACCAATAAATTTTTTACAGATGCCACCAAAAGAAAGCGCTTAATAGGTGCTTATGGTGAGGCAGGGATATCTTATAAAGGCATTGCTTATTTAACAGTGACCGGACGCAATGACTGGGCATCCACATTGCCTATAGAGAACTATTCTTATTATTATCCTTCCGTAAGCGGATCACTTATCTTTACTGAACTACTGCCGGAAAACAATATCCTTTCTTTCGGAAAAATCAGGGCAAGCTGGGCAAGGGTAGGTAAAGATACAGATCCTTACCAAACCAGTACATACGTAAATCCACCAATCAATATTGGTTCTTTTACCGGTGTGGGCAATCAATATGCTGCAGGTAATCCAAATTTAATACCCGAGATGCAGAATTCCTGGGAAATTGGTGGAGAGTTTAGATTTCTGAAGGGGCGTATTGGTTTAGATTATAGCTACTATAATAGCCCGACAAGAAATCAAATTGGGTCACCACGTTTAGCGCAATCCGGCGGATTTATTTTCAGCACGCTTAATAGTGGTACCGTAATTAACAAGGGTATGGAAATAGGACTGACAGGTAAACCTATCGCGCAGAAGAATTTCTCATGGGATGTAATGCTTAACTTTTCCTACAATAAAGGTAGATTGGGCGCCTTTATTCCGGGAATTGCCTATTTTTATCCTACAGATGCCCAGTTTGGAACAGTAAAAGCGGCATCTGTTCCTAATGGTGGTTTCTTCCTTGGAATGACTGGTCAGCCATATCTCCGTGAATTAGACGCAAATAAAGTAGAAATTCCAAATGGACGTTATCAGGTTGACCCAACAACCGGCTTGTATAAATTAAATACCAATAACCCGGTTGTAGGTAACCGTGAGCCAAACTTTATTGGCGGTTTCAATAACACCTTACGATACAAACAGCTCTCACTTTCATTCCTGATTGATATTCGTAAAGGAGGTGATGTGTTTAATGGTACCGAATATGCTTTGGTTTTAAATGGGTTAAGCAAAAGAACCTTACTAAACGACAGGCAATCGGTTACTGTAACCGGAGTTAACAGCCAAACCGGAGCAGATTTTATACAAACCTACGAAGCTGATAAAAGTTATCCCATCGGCACCACTACTGTTGCAGGTACAGCTATGATTCAACGATATTGGGAAAACTATGCGGCCAATTCCAATAACTTTATCACCTCGGTGAATTGGCTAAAATTACGCTCTTTATCCTTAACGTACGACTTTAAGGATATAGTGAAGAACGTAAAATTTATCAAGGGCTTGTCGGCTACGGCAGTAGGCACCAATCTTTTTACCATAACGAACTATAAAGGAATGGATCCTGAAGTAAGTGCTGCAGGAGGAACGGGCGGCTCAGGCTCTACGGGAATAGATTACCTCGGTGTACCTGCAGTCAGAACTTTCACCTTCGGATTAAATTTTCGTCTTTAA
- a CDS encoding SusD/RagB family nutrient-binding outer membrane lipoprotein, with translation MKKLKYIILGCILIVGVTSCKKWLDVNVDPDNPNTETVKIENRLPWIQHFYMYSAGVTNFRTACQAGVYYAIAAAQNTFSTTWQCSNANSTTPYQTWFVATSSNVEDMYNKAKTQGAYHYMAAADVFHALGYMQMLDLYGEMPYTQAATGNPSPKPDDGKTIYYGCMAKLNEAISLFSKAQEAGAPALAAGDMINKGDASKWIKLCWGLKARYMLKLSKKSDLYNADSILYCLSKGPQSIGDNIVEQGLNNSTATDYLLADPVVTNGNFNYAGYGNNQRISQFYYNLLTNLRGSNAIDPRMTKIVPASMSNVKLDANGRVQSYTWVRSIGVDSYGSATRLLKAGSPTSIVTPAYATTNTSIKYTISNLSDRTDFIASLAAKGKTYTVSGNDITITYPVGSMYINSTNYVYAGDTVYVNLRSNSIATSGIAAQPQTDVNWYVNSTAYTAGVVGSTGSYQIHPVSDFEILTYHEMCFIEAEVYMRKGQTGSAYTAYRRGIDAHLNMMQAKLTEWQGVYGTTNPDMKPMSSADISTYLLSNAVVQNGGALTMQDIMLQKYIAMGCSLENWNDMRRFNFSAGNVGSFGIVYPGYDRGPLFTGTAQLTGAGKTDPRYWMRRWALPPVYEIQYNSINTLALNPHATDPNIWSMPVWWDTATDAEYQNYLK, from the coding sequence ATGAAAAAATTAAAATATATTATACTTGGATGCATACTCATAGTTGGGGTAACTTCCTGTAAAAAATGGTTAGATGTTAACGTAGATCCAGATAACCCAAACACCGAAACTGTAAAGATCGAAAACAGATTGCCCTGGATTCAGCACTTTTATATGTATTCGGCAGGAGTAACTAATTTCCGTACGGCCTGCCAGGCTGGTGTTTATTATGCCATTGCAGCTGCTCAAAACACGTTTTCTACCACATGGCAATGTTCCAATGCCAATTCCACCACTCCATACCAAACATGGTTTGTGGCCACATCTTCGAACGTGGAGGATATGTACAATAAAGCTAAAACACAGGGTGCTTATCATTATATGGCTGCAGCCGATGTTTTCCATGCATTAGGCTATATGCAAATGCTTGACCTCTATGGCGAAATGCCGTACACACAGGCAGCGACAGGAAATCCAAGCCCTAAGCCTGATGATGGCAAAACCATTTATTATGGATGTATGGCAAAATTGAACGAAGCCATCAGCCTGTTCAGTAAGGCACAGGAAGCAGGGGCGCCTGCGCTCGCAGCCGGTGATATGATTAACAAAGGTGATGCATCCAAATGGATAAAATTATGCTGGGGCTTGAAAGCCCGTTATATGCTTAAGCTATCAAAAAAATCAGATTTATATAATGCAGATTCTATTCTTTACTGTTTATCAAAAGGACCACAATCCATTGGCGATAATATAGTAGAACAAGGTCTTAATAACAGCACGGCAACTGATTATTTACTTGCCGATCCTGTAGTCACAAATGGAAACTTTAATTATGCCGGTTATGGTAACAATCAGCGTATTTCTCAGTTTTATTATAACTTGCTAACCAATTTGCGTGGTTCAAATGCAATAGATCCCCGGATGACCAAAATTGTACCTGCTTCCATGTCGAATGTTAAACTGGATGCCAATGGTAGAGTACAATCTTATACCTGGGTCCGTTCAATAGGTGTAGATTCCTATGGCTCCGCAACAAGACTGCTGAAAGCAGGTAGCCCTACTTCTATTGTAACGCCAGCTTACGCTACTACAAATACATCTATAAAGTATACCATATCAAACTTAAGTGACAGGACTGATTTTATTGCTTCTTTAGCTGCTAAAGGAAAAACGTATACTGTTAGCGGAAATGATATAACCATTACTTATCCGGTTGGTTCGATGTATATCAACAGTACTAATTATGTATATGCTGGCGATACGGTTTATGTAAACTTACGCAGTAACTCCATTGCCACTTCGGGAATAGCAGCTCAACCTCAGACAGATGTGAATTGGTATGTCAATTCTACAGCGTATACAGCTGGCGTGGTTGGCTCTACCGGTTCATACCAAATTCATCCGGTTTCTGATTTTGAGATTTTAACCTACCATGAAATGTGCTTTATTGAAGCTGAGGTGTATATGCGAAAAGGCCAAACCGGCAGTGCCTATACAGCTTATAGAAGAGGAATAGATGCGCACCTGAATATGATGCAGGCAAAATTGACCGAATGGCAAGGTGTATATGGTACAACAAATCCAGACATGAAACCAATGAGCTCAGCGGACATTTCTACCTATCTTTTAAGTAATGCGGTTGTTCAGAATGGAGGTGCTTTAACCATGCAGGACATTATGTTGCAAAAATATATCGCAATGGGATGCAGCCTTGAAAACTGGAACGATATGCGCCGTTTTAATTTTAGCGCAGGGAATGTAGGATCCTTTGGGATTGTTTATCCTGGTTATGACAGGGGGCCATTATTTACAGGTACTGCTCAATTAACGGGTGCTGGTAAAACTGATCCAAGATATTGGATGCGCCGTTGGGCATTACCACCGGTATATGAAATACAGTACAATTCTATAAATACACTTGCTTTAAATCCTCATGCAACTGATCCAAATATCTGGTCTATGCCTGTTTGGTGGGATACTGCCACAGATGCAGAGTATCAAAACTATCTTAAGTAA
- a CDS encoding transglutaminase domain-containing protein — translation MKKILLISNLCLIVFFAQAQQNNGNAFTSFVSACSKSIKEATAAKDYAKGLAIINEVLARYNELSPELKKEYQSYVPNIYYYLARFTALEGQKEKAIAYFGQAVDAGYSNYAHAVKDSDLDRLRKDKRFRDALQRLREKGDYGNILKISGAYNVAQNVGLPTFSYQEASAPELVAFKNQFNLDSISGNGDEISKFKNLLYWAHNVVRHDGSSDNPKSRNAIDLIAVCKKENRGVNCRMMATILKDAYQAMGFKSRMVTCMPKDTADFDCHVINVVWSRSLNKWLWMDPTFNAYVSDNKGNLLSIEEVRARLINGSPLVLNDGANWNNQEKKTKENYLDYYMSKNLYWLKCAVKSTWDLETRKGEKQFIEYVNLYPGKYSTIQQQTKKISGDNISYATNNPNYFWQKP, via the coding sequence ATGAAAAAGATACTATTGATTTCAAACCTTTGCCTAATTGTTTTTTTTGCTCAGGCTCAACAAAACAATGGAAATGCCTTTACCTCCTTTGTCAGTGCCTGTAGCAAAAGTATTAAGGAGGCTACTGCAGCTAAAGATTACGCTAAGGGGCTTGCTATAATTAATGAGGTGTTAGCGCGTTACAATGAGTTATCTCCGGAATTAAAGAAAGAATACCAAAGCTATGTTCCAAATATCTATTATTACCTAGCTCGTTTTACTGCTCTTGAAGGGCAAAAAGAAAAGGCGATTGCTTATTTTGGACAAGCTGTTGATGCGGGTTATTCCAACTATGCACACGCTGTTAAAGATAGTGATCTGGACAGATTGCGAAAGGATAAAAGATTTAGAGATGCCTTACAGCGGCTACGTGAAAAGGGGGATTATGGTAATATACTCAAAATATCAGGTGCGTATAATGTTGCCCAAAATGTCGGTTTACCCACGTTTTCTTACCAAGAAGCATCAGCGCCAGAGCTGGTTGCATTTAAAAATCAGTTTAATCTCGACTCCATAAGTGGTAATGGCGATGAGATCAGCAAGTTCAAAAACCTTTTGTATTGGGCGCATAATGTGGTTAGGCATGATGGATCATCGGATAACCCCAAATCGAGAAATGCAATTGACCTGATTGCTGTTTGCAAAAAGGAAAATCGTGGAGTTAACTGTAGGATGATGGCCACTATATTGAAGGATGCCTACCAGGCGATGGGCTTTAAATCACGTATGGTAACCTGTATGCCAAAAGATACGGCCGATTTTGACTGCCATGTAATCAATGTGGTATGGTCAAGATCACTGAATAAATGGCTCTGGATGGACCCTACGTTCAACGCTTATGTAAGTGATAACAAAGGCAACTTACTGAGCATTGAAGAGGTAAGGGCAAGATTGATCAACGGGAGTCCTTTGGTGTTGAACGATGGTGCCAACTGGAATAATCAGGAGAAAAAAACCAAGGAAAATTACCTTGATTATTACATGTCTAAAAACTTGTATTGGCTAAAATGTGCAGTGAAAAGTACTTGGGATCTTGAAACACGAAAAGGTGAGAAGCAATTTATCGAGTACGTAAACCTATATCCGGGTAAGTACAGTACCATACAGCAGCAAACTAAAAAAATAAGTGGTGATAACATTTCGTACGCTACCAATAATCCCAATTATTTCTGGCAAAAGCCATGA
- a CDS encoding alpha/beta fold hydrolase — protein sequence MKVYSLIRIYLTLALGLVLQIFGQPAFSQKYSVLIEPCPKLVKADPRLTLKTGYLVVPENRGKPQGRKIKLPFFFVRRPDQDARKNVSIYITGGPGYSTTAGIDSISYNSGFLRYGGFIAFDQRGTKRAIPNLDADEVYDAIKQSYLEDKNKDSLVMLAVKKSRENLISQGIDLSAYNTAESVEDINDLRLKLGLDSLNLVGISYSGGLMLSMAQQHPEGVRTLVLNSPLPSFVTYEESALNNINEALEQVFSNCAADSGSVYKDLKIRFHNYFTDLGTKRFQVRYLEKNGADSTIIHYGKQELLDAIVNRLNTAQVKTVPLVISEILSGRAEPYVREVLDGHFAGNPSVSLAMRYSVYCSGQIAFANPKVQKQEETRFPWLAGYVFNNVDHLVCDCWQVRPVRKAIRKKIYSTVPALITAGDADPWCRPYYNRLIKSGMPNAQLLILHDKGHGPGYVFGGVNYLDEFMKAPMQRLKPIASGVTVE from the coding sequence ATGAAAGTCTATTCTCTTATCCGCATATATCTGACCTTAGCGCTCGGGCTAGTATTGCAAATTTTTGGGCAACCGGCATTTTCACAAAAATATTCGGTCCTTATTGAGCCTTGTCCCAAACTGGTAAAGGCTGACCCGCGGCTGACCCTGAAGACCGGCTACCTGGTGGTGCCGGAGAACCGGGGCAAGCCCCAAGGACGCAAGATAAAGCTGCCCTTTTTCTTTGTGCGACGTCCGGACCAGGACGCTCGCAAAAATGTATCGATCTATATAACAGGCGGGCCGGGTTACAGTACTACGGCGGGTATCGACAGTATCAGCTATAACTCAGGTTTTCTCAGGTACGGGGGCTTTATCGCTTTTGATCAGCGCGGTACAAAGCGGGCCATACCGAACCTGGACGCCGATGAGGTGTATGACGCGATAAAACAGAGCTATCTCGAAGATAAGAACAAAGACAGCCTTGTGATGCTGGCGGTTAAAAAATCCCGTGAGAATTTAATCAGTCAGGGCATTGACCTATCTGCCTACAATACGGCGGAAAGCGTGGAGGACATCAATGATCTGCGGCTGAAGCTTGGGCTTGACTCACTCAATCTGGTCGGCATTTCCTACAGCGGTGGGCTGATGCTGTCGATGGCGCAGCAGCATCCTGAAGGTGTGCGGACGCTGGTGCTGAATTCACCGCTGCCATCTTTTGTCACTTATGAGGAAAGTGCGCTAAACAATATCAATGAAGCGCTGGAACAAGTGTTTTCCAATTGTGCGGCAGATTCGGGAAGTGTCTATAAAGATCTGAAAATCCGCTTTCATAACTACTTCACTGATCTTGGAACTAAACGATTCCAGGTCAGGTATCTGGAAAAGAACGGTGCCGACAGTACTATTATTCATTATGGCAAACAGGAACTACTGGACGCTATTGTAAACCGACTCAATACGGCGCAGGTAAAAACGGTGCCATTGGTGATCTCAGAGATCCTGAGCGGACGAGCAGAACCCTATGTACGTGAGGTATTGGATGGTCATTTTGCGGGTAACCCATCTGTAAGCTTGGCGATGCGTTACTCCGTTTATTGCAGCGGACAGATCGCCTTTGCTAATCCCAAAGTCCAAAAACAGGAGGAAACACGTTTCCCGTGGCTGGCTGGTTATGTCTTCAACAATGTGGACCACCTGGTCTGTGATTGCTGGCAGGTGCGCCCTGTACGAAAAGCAATCCGGAAAAAGATATATTCTACTGTACCGGCACTGATCACTGCAGGCGATGCAGATCCCTGGTGCCGACCTTATTATAACCGGCTGATCAAAAGTGGTATGCCCAATGCGCAGCTGCTGATCTTGCATGACAAAGGGCATGGTCCAGGTTATGTATTTGGCGGTGTAAACTATCTTGACGAATTTATGAAAGCGCCGATGCAGCGGCTTAAGCCTATTGCAAGTGGTGTTACCGTTGAGTAA
- a CDS encoding helix-turn-helix domain-containing protein, which produces MIEIFQNIREIYDFTEPCGELLPYVEFFSESSTEKCGLYFNRGHASVTMFQSWTPTFYINLTGGYMIDVGGKLHVIDNEQDILILRNGTVTRQNRPGDRIFTVKFYPGGLEAVLGLNQVSMSDRVISLDRIVSVALLAKLKGASSFCDRVTVIETFLLTAIRGKKKADYYSRMVNEAIGEYTATGLQLNTSEIAERLFLTSKSMTRYFNRVVGVAPKSYFSVLRARTALTAMISGPNGFKPWAYGYYDPAHFYKDVFKFTGRKISEIF; this is translated from the coding sequence ATGATAGAAATATTTCAGAACATCCGGGAAATCTATGACTTTACTGAGCCGTGCGGAGAGTTGCTGCCTTACGTGGAGTTCTTTTCAGAATCTTCTACAGAAAAGTGCGGGCTGTACTTTAATCGGGGCCATGCTAGTGTGACGATGTTCCAGAGTTGGACACCGACCTTCTATATTAACCTGACGGGTGGCTATATGATTGATGTCGGCGGTAAACTTCACGTCATCGATAATGAACAGGATATCCTTATCCTGCGAAATGGGACGGTGACGAGGCAAAACCGGCCTGGCGACCGTATCTTTACGGTCAAGTTTTACCCAGGCGGGCTGGAAGCGGTACTGGGCCTTAACCAAGTGTCCATGAGCGACCGTGTTATTAGCCTGGATCGCATAGTGTCGGTAGCATTGCTCGCTAAGCTGAAAGGCGCTTCGTCTTTTTGTGATCGGGTAACTGTTATAGAGACGTTCCTGCTGACCGCAATACGGGGAAAAAAGAAGGCCGACTACTATTCGCGGATGGTTAATGAGGCGATTGGCGAATATACCGCCACGGGTTTGCAGCTGAATACATCGGAAATTGCTGAACGCCTGTTCCTTACTTCAAAAAGTATGACCCGCTATTTTAATCGGGTGGTCGGTGTAGCGCCTAAAAGTTACTTTTCAGTGCTGCGGGCAAGAACAGCCTTGACGGCGATGATCAGCGGCCCTAATGGATTTAAGCCCTGGGCTTATGGTTACTATGATCCGGCGCATTTCTATAAGGATGTATTCAAGTTTACGGGGCGAAAAATCAGTGAGATTTTTTAA
- a CDS encoding ATP-binding protein, with the protein MKLPIVPFVKNRFYPSKSIFYFLIVFFLLLTWQSRKAFGQSKTDPQKEFGKLNDAYYSGKVSALQYFIKADSITHQLFSEGRHFETKELLDLLDLYEETAWSKTEYGRARVSYYFLFFNNARMFKKKGASMYYAEKITEEYKKQGEEHPLVEQLQKCKIYQEQRLYNKVIEVFRNEKKYLESLPMRLRQNRTDESVGLNAMYILSPVLTGYIKINDTGSVRRTAILAREIGTALQHKYPIRRPQMLYNDLLMIDIEHSVANFEHRYGDVKKLLNRMEALKATYKDQATSFIDINLVRLRLENYLNLKNPDSLQSYIAKYESSSNFGKSQSADLAEFKAKLRVIRGDYQGAYSHLAEALELERDLQASLMTESSDLLYAYTQAEHSSIALQKTEKIKHQRTMWLVLISVSASVLILVIYLTMVYRSKKAKAQVEALNNIANMQIVAMEEARYEAVKEEQQRLGQDLHDGLSSSIASIRHQLEILSMDTEDMNLKNRLGRLQLETAKAYETTRNKSHEWFNASAGQLEQSFEKQIKLLTDKTLPDDRYNKNIHIDDNAMSKVGPDMRIALLHIIQEAITNIIKHARAKNIDILIYEEVASLIVEVMDDGVGLGKMKSGNGKSAIGLESMCRRTKYLNGDIKISSRTKGTEIVITIPL; encoded by the coding sequence ATGAAATTACCTATTGTCCCCTTTGTGAAAAACAGATTTTACCCATCCAAGAGCATTTTTTATTTTCTGATTGTTTTCTTTCTTTTGCTGACCTGGCAAAGCCGGAAAGCCTTTGGCCAATCCAAGACAGATCCACAAAAAGAATTTGGCAAACTGAATGACGCATACTATTCTGGCAAAGTATCGGCACTACAGTACTTTATCAAGGCAGATTCCATTACACATCAGCTATTTTCTGAGGGCAGACATTTTGAGACCAAAGAACTACTTGATCTTCTAGACCTATATGAAGAAACAGCATGGAGCAAAACAGAATACGGACGCGCCCGCGTTAGCTATTACTTCCTTTTTTTCAACAATGCACGTATGTTTAAGAAGAAAGGCGCATCCATGTATTATGCGGAAAAAATTACCGAAGAATATAAAAAACAGGGTGAAGAACACCCCTTGGTTGAACAACTGCAAAAATGTAAGATCTATCAGGAGCAAAGGCTTTATAACAAAGTCATAGAGGTATTCAGGAACGAAAAAAAATACCTGGAAAGCCTCCCCATGCGCCTGCGACAGAACCGTACTGATGAGTCGGTCGGACTCAATGCCATGTATATTTTATCCCCGGTTCTGACGGGATATATCAAGATAAATGATACGGGATCGGTGCGTCGAACTGCGATATTGGCTAGGGAAATCGGTACAGCACTCCAACACAAATACCCGATCCGAAGGCCTCAGATGCTATACAACGATCTTTTAATGATTGACATTGAGCATTCTGTTGCTAATTTTGAACACAGGTATGGTGATGTAAAAAAACTGCTGAACCGTATGGAGGCTCTCAAAGCTACTTATAAGGACCAGGCGACAAGCTTTATCGATATTAATCTGGTGCGTCTGCGCTTAGAAAACTACCTTAACCTAAAGAATCCCGACAGTCTCCAATCCTACATTGCGAAATACGAATCTTCTTCGAATTTCGGCAAAAGCCAAAGCGCAGACCTTGCCGAATTCAAAGCCAAGCTACGGGTGATAAGAGGAGATTACCAAGGAGCCTACAGTCATCTTGCCGAGGCACTGGAGCTGGAACGGGACCTACAGGCAAGCCTTATGACAGAATCCAGCGATCTCCTGTACGCCTATACCCAGGCAGAACACAGTAGCATAGCACTTCAAAAGACGGAAAAAATAAAGCATCAACGGACGATGTGGCTGGTACTTATTTCTGTTTCTGCATCTGTTCTTATACTGGTCATCTATCTTACTATGGTTTATCGAAGCAAAAAAGCAAAGGCACAGGTAGAAGCGCTCAATAACATTGCAAACATGCAGATCGTTGCAATGGAGGAAGCAAGATATGAGGCCGTAAAGGAAGAACAACAGCGGCTGGGGCAGGATCTCCACGACGGACTTTCCTCTTCCATTGCATCCATCAGACACCAACTGGAAATTCTATCAATGGATACAGAGGATATGAATTTAAAAAACAGGCTTGGAAGACTACAATTGGAAACAGCAAAGGCCTACGAAACAACCCGGAACAAAAGCCACGAGTGGTTCAATGCTTCTGCAGGACAACTGGAACAGTCCTTTGAGAAACAGATCAAATTATTGACAGACAAGACACTACCCGACGACCGTTACAACAAGAATATCCACATTGACGACAACGCGATGAGCAAAGTTGGACCGGATATGCGAATTGCACTGCTCCATATCATCCAGGAAGCTATCACCAATATTATCAAACACGCCAGGGCAAAAAATATCGATATCCTGATCTACGAGGAAGTAGCCAGTCTTATCGTGGAAGTCATGGATGACGGGGTTGGTTTAGGGAAAATGAAATCTGGAAATGGGAAATCTGCCATAGGGTTGGAATCTATGTGCAGGCGTACCAAATACCTCAATGGAGATATCAAGATCAGTTCCCGAACAAAGGGCACCGAAATTGTGATAACAATTCCATTGTAA